The following are encoded in a window of Rubellicoccus peritrichatus genomic DNA:
- a CDS encoding UDP-N-acetylglucosamine diphosphorylase — MQAADLFSLSDTFPFRDRFPGEAKPWEWLPLIKEVLKDFDFDPTDLPSQPGVHIKGDVYLAPSVKLPPYCVIEGPAWIGPETEIRPGAYIRGNVIVGAGCVLGNACEFKNCLLMDDVQTPHYNYVGDSILGNKSHLGAGVICSNLRLDQKHISVVLPDGVYETGLRKFGAILADAAEVGCNAALQPGTILAKRSVVGPALAFGGYLEPQTMAFGRAEIRRLPRRD; from the coding sequence ATGCAAGCAGCGGACCTCTTTTCACTATCCGACACTTTTCCGTTCCGAGATCGCTTTCCTGGCGAGGCAAAACCATGGGAGTGGTTGCCATTGATTAAAGAAGTGCTGAAGGACTTTGACTTCGACCCGACTGATCTTCCATCGCAGCCTGGGGTTCATATCAAGGGTGATGTTTATCTGGCGCCTTCGGTCAAGTTGCCACCTTACTGTGTCATTGAGGGACCTGCCTGGATCGGTCCAGAAACCGAGATTCGACCCGGAGCTTATATTCGGGGAAATGTCATTGTTGGTGCTGGTTGTGTTTTGGGCAATGCCTGCGAGTTCAAAAATTGCCTTCTTATGGATGATGTGCAGACGCCACATTATAATTATGTCGGTGATTCCATTCTGGGTAACAAATCACATTTGGGGGCTGGTGTCATTTGTTCCAACCTTCGCCTTGACCAAAAGCATATTTCTGTCGTTTTGCCCGATGGTGTTTACGAGACTGGCCTTCGCAAATTCGGAGCGATTCTGGCTGATGCTGCTGAAGTAGGCTGTAATGCGGCGCTTCAACCCGGAACCATTCTGGCAAAAAGATCGGTCGTCGGACCCGCGCTTGCCTTTGGTGGTTACCTTGAGCCACAGACCATGGCGTTTGGTAGAGCCGAGATTCGACGGCTTCCCAGACGTGATTAG
- a CDS encoding NUDIX domain-containing protein, with protein sequence MKSVRSAARALIIQDGKLLTIEMQRGNEPVFYILPGGGQVHGETLEATLKRECLEEIGIAPVMGPIAYVREYIGRNHTFKEAHKDFHQIEVVFRCSLPNGETKVGIDMDKNQIGVRWIPLDELEQLDFFPAVLKEYINNGEVAIDREYLGDIN encoded by the coding sequence ATGAAGTCAGTTCGAAGTGCAGCCCGTGCTCTCATTATCCAGGATGGAAAACTCCTGACCATCGAAATGCAGCGTGGGAATGAACCGGTGTTCTACATCTTACCAGGAGGTGGACAGGTTCACGGGGAAACACTGGAAGCAACTTTGAAGCGCGAATGTCTTGAAGAAATCGGTATCGCGCCTGTGATGGGGCCGATTGCCTACGTTCGTGAATACATCGGTCGTAATCATACTTTCAAAGAAGCGCACAAGGATTTTCATCAGATCGAAGTGGTATTCCGATGCAGCCTGCCTAATGGTGAGACGAAGGTTGGAATTGATATGGATAAGAATCAGATTGGTGTTCGCTGGATTCCCCTGGATGAGCTTGAGCAGTTGGACTTCTTTCCTGCCGTCTTGAAAGAGTACATTAATAATGGTGAAGTCGCTATCGACAGGGAATATTTGGGCGATATTAATTAA
- a CDS encoding helix-turn-helix domain-containing protein: MSQLKRVLNPPSGRRSFKVPTSKQTLPLEYLGWGLRRFGEEPVPLSLNFGWVYAVVLEGKPTLLVKDERVACNPGTAATIGLECPIGWEDIEGAQSKILVWIWDKPPTIERLRPALNGWQRWNLVEQKLDSLDRIHRECRQELAASDDYTADALEGCQRRLDVAWLRSGVGTATTQQFETRYESGLNWMRHNLKSRHPVAELSVYLGVSEATLQRIFKRHTGEGPLVAFQSLKAQEAERLLAEGHSVKSVAWHLGYQHPNDFTRFYKKTFNRAPSGRK, translated from the coding sequence ATGTCTCAGCTCAAGCGGGTTCTCAATCCTCCATCTGGCCGTCGCAGTTTTAAGGTTCCTACCTCAAAGCAGACCTTGCCTCTGGAGTATCTCGGCTGGGGGCTTCGGCGGTTTGGTGAAGAGCCGGTTCCATTGAGCCTTAACTTCGGCTGGGTGTATGCCGTTGTGCTCGAAGGTAAGCCGACCTTACTGGTGAAGGATGAGCGTGTTGCATGTAATCCAGGTACTGCCGCGACGATAGGTTTGGAATGTCCAATTGGGTGGGAGGATATTGAAGGCGCCCAATCCAAAATCCTGGTCTGGATATGGGATAAGCCACCAACGATCGAAAGGCTTCGCCCTGCATTAAACGGATGGCAGCGTTGGAATTTGGTTGAACAGAAATTGGACAGTCTGGATCGGATCCATCGTGAATGTCGTCAGGAGCTGGCGGCTTCCGATGATTATACTGCCGATGCCTTGGAAGGTTGTCAGCGTAGACTCGATGTCGCCTGGCTCCGAAGCGGGGTAGGGACAGCCACGACGCAGCAGTTTGAGACGCGCTACGAATCCGGGCTGAACTGGATGCGCCATAACCTTAAATCAAGACATCCGGTTGCCGAGCTCTCTGTTTATCTTGGCGTGTCGGAAGCAACCTTACAGCGTATCTTCAAACGTCATACTGGAGAGGGGCCATTAGTTGCTTTTCAATCTTTGAAAGCTCAAGAAGCCGAACGTCTCTTAGCCGAGGGGCATTCTGTTAAATCAGTGGCATGGCATCTTGGCTATCAACACCCGAATGACTTTACAAGGTTCTACAAAAAAACATTCAATCGCGCACCTAGTGGGCGGAAGTAG
- a CDS encoding MFS transporter: MASSTPVSSRKQALAGAVGNLLEWFDFAAYGFFAAVIGARFFPNDDETISLLAAFGVFASGFIARPIGAAFFGHIGDRMGREVVLRWSVILMGSSTFLMGILPTYDSIGIVAPILLTLLRILQGFSVGGELTGSIVYMVEHAPADRRGFTGSLAFVGAYIGILLGSVFGAFINNLLTPEQVAQWGWRLPFLCGICIMFLAVFFRRDLKKSGNIVPSKHLPLLMAFKSEWKAMLRIIGMLLFGSSGFYMIFIYLTTYMHTELGMAEGMALEVSSFAMLALIGCTLGMAKISDRIGRKPVLLTASVGCVFFTYPLFILIDIATPIYVFFGQLGFAILIGSTLSAMTAMMVECTAPEYRCTTVSLAYNFTLAAFGGTAPMVATWLISESGNRLEPAFYLMITAAITSVTVFFLPETYRMKLRDGQEASPSSKQST, encoded by the coding sequence GTGGCATCATCGACTCCAGTTAGTTCCAGAAAACAAGCACTAGCTGGGGCTGTGGGAAACCTATTGGAATGGTTTGATTTTGCCGCTTACGGTTTTTTCGCTGCAGTTATCGGCGCACGCTTCTTCCCCAATGACGATGAAACGATTTCATTGCTTGCTGCTTTTGGCGTGTTCGCTTCGGGTTTCATTGCCCGGCCCATTGGTGCCGCTTTCTTCGGGCATATTGGAGACCGGATGGGACGTGAGGTGGTTTTGCGATGGTCGGTGATTTTAATGGGGTCATCGACCTTTTTGATGGGGATATTGCCAACCTATGACAGCATTGGAATTGTCGCGCCAATTCTTTTGACATTGCTACGCATTCTCCAGGGATTCTCAGTCGGTGGTGAGCTCACTGGGTCGATCGTTTATATGGTAGAGCATGCACCGGCAGACCGCAGAGGATTCACGGGATCATTAGCTTTCGTAGGAGCTTACATCGGCATACTGCTGGGTTCTGTCTTTGGTGCATTTATCAATAATCTCCTGACTCCTGAACAAGTCGCACAGTGGGGGTGGCGTTTACCTTTTCTTTGTGGCATTTGCATTATGTTTTTGGCGGTCTTTTTTAGACGGGACCTCAAAAAAAGTGGCAATATTGTGCCCTCCAAACATTTGCCGTTGTTAATGGCCTTTAAATCTGAGTGGAAGGCGATGCTTAGAATCATTGGTATGCTTCTGTTCGGCAGCTCAGGTTTCTACATGATATTCATTTACCTGACGACATACATGCACACTGAGTTAGGGATGGCCGAAGGAATGGCGCTTGAAGTGAGTTCTTTTGCCATGTTGGCGCTTATTGGCTGTACCTTGGGCATGGCCAAGATAAGTGATCGAATTGGGCGGAAACCCGTTTTGCTAACCGCGTCCGTGGGGTGTGTTTTCTTTACGTATCCCTTATTCATTCTGATTGATATAGCCACGCCGATTTATGTGTTCTTCGGTCAGTTGGGATTCGCGATATTGATTGGCTCAACCTTGAGCGCAATGACTGCCATGATGGTGGAGTGTACAGCACCGGAGTATCGCTGCACAACGGTTTCACTGGCCTATAATTTTACTCTGGCCGCTTTTGGTGGAACAGCGCCGATGGTTGCAACATGGTTGATTTCTGAATCCGGAAATCGTTTGGAACCTGCATTTTACCTGATGATTACCGCTGCCATAACCTCAGTCACGGTATTCTTTTTGCCGGAGACCTACCGCATGAAACTACGAGACGGGCAAGAAGCTTCACCATCAAGTAAGCAGTCAACATAA
- a CDS encoding outer membrane lipoprotein-sorting protein, whose protein sequence is MFCAAFICFGYSGLWGFRTPMPDRGERIISETQVIAQPWSNVELSRLVHLGANGDVITMDIIWFIQSDGEGTIKYLMRFFGPLEGVSVLRIESPGRPTEVILYDPDLGENRKIKKSELADYFYHLGWTFEDLTPETGARFDYGKQGIVMLDGLVCNKIQATPAFPDAENVTRYGSRILWITQDSGDLRKVEFYDWDGGLIKTLRASVHESAAEDTPNVVSRPSRMTLEHFEKETLDCSVTLKRKMQVELPSEIFTEAFIEAWSPEQDVMLLSFLEEADESSVE, encoded by the coding sequence ATGTTCTGTGCCGCATTTATTTGCTTCGGGTACAGTGGCCTCTGGGGGTTTCGCACTCCTATGCCGGACCGTGGTGAGCGTATTATTTCGGAAACTCAGGTCATTGCTCAACCCTGGTCCAATGTTGAGCTTAGCCGGCTAGTGCATCTGGGAGCAAATGGTGACGTCATCACGATGGACATTATCTGGTTTATTCAATCGGATGGCGAAGGAACAATAAAATATTTAATGCGTTTTTTCGGGCCACTCGAAGGTGTTTCTGTTCTTAGGATCGAGTCCCCGGGCCGTCCAACCGAAGTTATTCTTTATGATCCCGATCTGGGTGAAAATCGTAAAATCAAAAAGTCTGAGCTTGCTGATTATTTTTACCATTTGGGTTGGACGTTCGAAGACTTGACTCCGGAGACAGGCGCACGCTTCGACTACGGGAAGCAGGGTATTGTGATGCTTGATGGCCTTGTTTGTAATAAAATTCAAGCAACGCCTGCATTTCCGGATGCTGAGAATGTGACGCGCTACGGGAGCCGGATTCTATGGATTACACAAGATAGTGGAGATTTACGGAAGGTTGAATTCTATGACTGGGATGGGGGCCTGATAAAAACTTTACGTGCTTCTGTTCATGAGAGTGCGGCTGAAGATACACCGAATGTTGTTTCTCGACCCAGTCGCATGACATTGGAGCATTTTGAAAAGGAAACGCTCGATTGTTCAGTGACGTTGAAAAGGAAAATGCAGGTTGAGTTGCCCTCGGAAATTTTCACGGAAGCCTTTATCGAAGCATGGTCGCCTGAGCAGGATGTGATGTTACTTTCGTTCCTGGAAGAGGCGGATGAGAGCTCGGTCGAGTAG
- a CDS encoding alpha-L-fucosidase, with amino-acid sequence MNSTFIQQTTLLLALTLGLCSKLIAEATEYDFETIYGEREIPAWFNKDKFGIFVVWGPYSVPSYKKDGYAEWYWMETVRTPDTTAFHNRVYGEDFAYENFADMFTAELWDPDFWCDLFVASGAKYVVTTANYHDGFAMWPTEYAKTKDTDSWNSMERGPMRDIIGELNQAGEARGLKMGIYYSLYEWYHPLWLEDKERFATEWFHPKFKEVVTKYKPWHIFFDGEWHQDYKGWKSEELAHWLYNESPVKDTVVTNDRWGRVRGKWGDVYESEYGGGKYTRPDHPWQEDRGIGKSYGYNRTESIYDYDSRDELIRMFSGVVGGGGNFLLCVGPTADGRIPVIMQERLLQIGEWLKTNGVAIYGTTANPFWPRKFEWGTISKKPGKLFLHIHEPKMEQLKIKGIKAKVNSAQLLNVAGNQPVDFENDGNNLSFNWSKYLNDSAVTIIELDVDKGYEVDKTPRQSASGNIEFDCWTMEVHGDKAYPNYGGYQNQMFMRDWSDPEEYLTGEFIVETPGKYKVELIYAALEKKSKEEAGEQTGARRKRGNTPVGGQLTLQLGDNEQVVTIENVGSAVTPKPVSVGDVEFTRAGIHTFSLKPIDNENWKSFEFQGIRITPQVSLKQ; translated from the coding sequence ATGAACAGCACTTTCATACAACAAACAACCCTCTTGTTAGCTCTGACTCTGGGGCTATGCTCTAAGCTAATTGCCGAAGCAACTGAGTATGACTTCGAAACCATCTACGGCGAACGCGAAATCCCTGCATGGTTTAACAAAGACAAATTTGGCATCTTCGTCGTATGGGGCCCCTACTCCGTTCCATCTTATAAAAAAGACGGCTATGCGGAATGGTATTGGATGGAAACAGTCCGCACTCCGGATACGACTGCCTTTCACAACCGAGTCTATGGTGAAGATTTCGCATACGAAAACTTTGCCGACATGTTTACTGCCGAGCTTTGGGACCCGGATTTCTGGTGCGACTTGTTTGTCGCATCAGGCGCAAAGTATGTCGTCACTACAGCGAACTATCATGATGGCTTTGCCATGTGGCCGACTGAATATGCGAAGACCAAAGATACGGATTCATGGAACTCAATGGAACGTGGTCCCATGCGCGACATCATTGGCGAGCTCAATCAAGCCGGTGAAGCGCGTGGCTTGAAAATGGGCATCTACTATTCGCTCTACGAATGGTATCATCCACTCTGGCTTGAGGACAAAGAAAGGTTTGCCACAGAGTGGTTCCATCCGAAATTCAAAGAAGTCGTCACAAAATATAAGCCCTGGCACATCTTTTTTGATGGAGAGTGGCATCAAGACTACAAAGGTTGGAAGAGCGAAGAGTTAGCACATTGGCTCTATAACGAATCACCGGTCAAGGATACCGTCGTGACTAATGATCGCTGGGGGCGTGTTCGTGGCAAGTGGGGTGATGTCTATGAAAGTGAATATGGTGGCGGTAAATACACCCGCCCGGATCACCCATGGCAGGAAGACCGAGGTATCGGAAAGAGTTATGGCTATAACCGAACAGAATCCATTTACGACTATGACTCCCGCGATGAACTCATTCGTATGTTCAGCGGTGTAGTTGGAGGCGGAGGCAACTTCCTCCTTTGCGTTGGCCCAACTGCTGACGGGCGCATCCCCGTCATCATGCAGGAACGTCTATTACAAATCGGCGAGTGGCTGAAAACAAACGGCGTAGCAATTTATGGGACAACCGCAAATCCATTCTGGCCACGAAAGTTTGAATGGGGAACGATCTCTAAAAAACCTGGTAAACTATTTCTTCATATTCACGAACCAAAGATGGAGCAATTGAAGATCAAGGGAATCAAAGCAAAAGTAAACTCCGCTCAACTGCTCAATGTCGCAGGCAACCAGCCGGTCGACTTTGAAAACGACGGCAACAACCTCAGCTTCAACTGGTCCAAATACTTGAACGATTCTGCTGTCACGATCATCGAACTCGATGTGGATAAGGGCTACGAAGTCGATAAAACGCCACGCCAATCAGCCAGTGGAAATATAGAGTTCGATTGCTGGACAATGGAAGTTCATGGAGATAAAGCTTATCCGAATTACGGAGGCTATCAGAATCAGATGTTCATGCGTGATTGGTCCGATCCTGAAGAATATCTAACTGGCGAGTTCATAGTCGAAACGCCTGGCAAGTACAAGGTCGAACTAATCTATGCCGCTCTTGAAAAAAAGAGCAAAGAAGAAGCCGGAGAACAAACCGGTGCCAGAAGAAAGCGTGGCAACACACCGGTTGGCGGACAGCTCACTCTACAACTCGGCGACAACGAACAGGTGGTCACCATTGAAAACGTTGGCAGTGCTGTTACACCGAAACCGGTCTCCGTTGGAGACGTCGAATTCACTCGCGCTGGCATACACACATTCTCCCTAAAACCGATTGATAATGAGAACTGGAAAAGCTTCGAATTCCAAGGTATTCGGATAACTCCACAGGTCTCGCTGAAGCAATAG